In Novosphingobium sp. MMS21-SN21R, a single genomic region encodes these proteins:
- a CDS encoding glycosyltransferase has product MKLYVIVASIGRAELLAATIGQLSDQTRHPDGVLVVSVSEADVAGVAMQADFPVEIIFAEMGLPKQRNAGLRHLAGKADIIVFFDDDFVPCRTYLAELEALFESRPEVVGATGRVIADGIKTRGISFTEAVRLNAEDVPPAVTHEREMPALYGCNLSARASATKDLWFDENLPLYGWQEDVDFSYQLGKRGKLLLTDRLAGVHMGAKSGRTSGRRLGYSQIANPVYLLRKNTIPHRLAWRLMVKNVAANALRTLRPEPYIDRRGRLVGNLLAIRDYARGRLHPMLVWDL; this is encoded by the coding sequence ATGAAGCTTTACGTCATAGTCGCGTCAATCGGACGGGCGGAACTTCTGGCGGCAACCATCGGGCAACTGTCTGACCAGACCCGGCACCCCGACGGCGTCCTCGTCGTATCGGTCAGCGAAGCCGATGTCGCGGGCGTGGCAATGCAAGCCGATTTTCCGGTCGAGATCATCTTCGCCGAAATGGGCCTGCCCAAGCAGCGCAACGCCGGACTGCGCCATCTTGCGGGGAAGGCCGATATCATCGTCTTTTTCGATGACGATTTTGTCCCCTGCCGGACCTATCTGGCTGAGCTTGAGGCACTGTTCGAATCGCGCCCCGAGGTCGTCGGCGCAACCGGACGTGTCATTGCGGACGGGATCAAGACGCGCGGGATCAGCTTCACAGAGGCGGTTCGCCTCAATGCCGAGGACGTGCCCCCGGCGGTTACGCATGAACGGGAGATGCCGGCGCTCTACGGATGCAATCTCTCGGCCCGCGCGAGTGCAACCAAGGACCTTTGGTTCGACGAGAACCTGCCTCTCTATGGATGGCAGGAAGATGTCGACTTCTCATACCAACTCGGCAAGCGGGGCAAGCTGCTCCTGACCGACCGCCTGGCCGGTGTGCACATGGGTGCCAAGAGCGGGCGAACGTCAGGGCGCCGTCTGGGCTATTCGCAGATCGCCAATCCGGTTTACCTCCTGCGCAAGAACACCATTCCCCACCGGCTTGCCTGGCGTCTTATGGTCAAGAACGTGGCGGCAAATGCCCTGCGCACTCTGCGACCGGAACCTTACATCGACCGCCGTGGGAGGCTCGTCGGAAACCTTCTGGCGATCAGGGATTACGCCCGAGGCAGGCTTCATCCGATGCTCGTCTGGGATCTTTGA
- a CDS encoding glycosyltransferase: MPPRVALIHYWLVGMRGGERVLERLLHLYPDADIFTHVYVPEAVSETIRARRVQTTFIQGLPWAKRLYQKYLPLMPLALEHLDLRGYDLVISSESGPAKGVIAAPDALHVCYCHSPMRYLWDHFHDYHENAGAASRAAMPLMFHGLRQWDTASAARVDAIMANSSFIQRRVKRAWGRESAIVHPPVPVAEYAERHSPGDFFLWVGQMTRYKRADLALDAFNRLGLPLLMVGDGDLAASLRQRAGPNITIKSKLSFAELKRAYATCRALIFTAEEDFGIVPVEANASGRPVIGYGRGGLVDTIIPEETGLFFGKQSVESLIEAVRAFEAWERHFDPDRARANAARFAPEHFDAGVRATIELAMAQR, encoded by the coding sequence ATGCCGCCACGCGTTGCGTTGATCCATTACTGGCTTGTAGGCATGCGCGGGGGCGAGCGTGTCCTTGAGCGGCTGCTGCATCTCTACCCTGACGCCGACATATTCACCCACGTTTATGTGCCCGAAGCTGTGTCTGAAACGATCCGGGCAAGGCGCGTGCAGACGACCTTCATTCAGGGCCTGCCCTGGGCGAAGCGGCTCTATCAGAAATACCTGCCGCTGATGCCGCTCGCGCTCGAACATCTCGATCTGCGCGGGTACGATCTGGTGATCAGCAGTGAATCCGGTCCCGCCAAGGGCGTCATCGCGGCGCCCGACGCGCTGCACGTCTGCTATTGCCACTCGCCGATGCGCTATCTGTGGGACCATTTCCACGATTATCATGAAAACGCTGGCGCTGCCTCACGCGCCGCCATGCCGTTGATGTTCCACGGCCTTCGCCAATGGGATACGGCGTCGGCTGCCCGGGTTGACGCGATCATGGCCAATTCAAGCTTCATCCAGCGCCGGGTGAAACGGGCGTGGGGCCGCGAGTCCGCCATCGTGCACCCACCCGTGCCGGTGGCTGAATATGCTGAGCGGCATAGCCCCGGCGACTTCTTTCTGTGGGTGGGGCAGATGACGCGGTACAAACGTGCCGACCTTGCGCTCGACGCCTTCAACCGGCTGGGCCTGCCCCTGCTGATGGTGGGTGACGGCGATCTGGCGGCAAGCCTGCGGCAACGGGCAGGGCCGAACATCACCATCAAGAGCAAACTGTCCTTCGCCGAACTCAAGCGCGCTTACGCCACCTGCCGCGCCCTGATCTTCACCGCAGAGGAAGATTTCGGCATCGTCCCGGTCGAGGCCAATGCTAGCGGACGTCCGGTGATCGGTTATGGCCGGGGCGGTCTGGTTGACACGATCATCCCCGAAGAAACAGGATTGTTCTTTGGCAAACAGAGCGTGGAATCGCTGATAGAGGCGGTTCGGGCGTTTGAGGCATGGGAGCGTCATTTCGATCCGGACCGCGCACGCGCCAACGCGGCACGTTTCGCACCCGAACACTTTGACGCTGGCGTTCGCGCCACGATTGAACTGGCCATGGCGCAGCGATGA
- a CDS encoding glycosyl hydrolase translates to MIRRGCSLGAIAATVLATGCDAAPAAPPAPLRLGATAHFAQGWPERLWPAIGAVRAMTVREALGWRRVETRRGQYQFTPQNSAHVTRLCAMKLPVVLVIDPRNPLYDSGATANSDQAQAAFGTFVANVADHFRNCLAAIEVGNEINGASAMDGLAASDRARSHTRLMKAVWQATKPHHARVALLGGSVNTVGTGFLEALFAQGLLSWVDGIAVHPYRRTPEGLDWELAELRSAMARHGPVRPIWATEFGMAAPDQAEAADYLLRMAVLLSASGVREAQWYALADDPSFPTMGLVGANAEPKPAAATFRMLSAGLLGRGPAIRRSTGEPALYRYRFGGDREVLWGAPRSLSLPSGAVVRDSTGRAMQGPVRVGPSPIIVESPQEAELGPGEVLADSLYDYATPVWAYSATGVARDRVGLSAVHSKFATTLGFQRLGALAVNPLGMVLPAGRERVAAAMQYSVRKAARIIAEACLAPKPSGTGAAKFSVTFNSEPGQFEQVPPSGLHMAREIEASAGDTISFRARASGGPAVIAYRYRIVLAGTPAAQETLRCN, encoded by the coding sequence ATGATACGTCGAGGTTGCAGCCTTGGCGCAATTGCTGCCACCGTTCTGGCGACCGGATGCGACGCGGCCCCTGCAGCGCCGCCCGCGCCATTGCGGCTGGGCGCTACCGCGCATTTCGCGCAAGGCTGGCCGGAACGGCTGTGGCCAGCGATAGGCGCGGTTCGCGCCATGACGGTTCGCGAGGCTCTGGGCTGGCGGCGCGTTGAGACGCGGCGCGGGCAATACCAATTCACGCCGCAGAACTCGGCTCACGTGACACGGCTCTGTGCCATGAAGCTGCCGGTCGTGCTCGTGATCGATCCACGCAATCCGCTCTACGACAGCGGCGCCACTGCCAATTCCGATCAGGCGCAGGCCGCATTTGGCACCTTTGTCGCCAATGTCGCCGACCACTTCAGGAATTGCCTTGCTGCCATCGAAGTGGGCAACGAAATCAACGGGGCGAGTGCGATGGACGGTCTTGCCGCCAGCGACCGCGCCCGCAGCCATACCCGTCTGATGAAAGCCGTGTGGCAGGCAACCAAGCCGCACCATGCTCGCGTCGCTCTGCTCGGCGGGTCGGTCAACACTGTAGGCACCGGTTTTCTCGAAGCCCTGTTTGCGCAGGGCCTGCTCAGTTGGGTCGATGGTATTGCGGTCCATCCCTACCGCCGCACGCCTGAAGGGCTGGACTGGGAACTGGCCGAACTGCGTTCTGCGATGGCGCGGCATGGCCCGGTCCGTCCGATCTGGGCCACCGAATTCGGCATGGCCGCGCCGGACCAGGCCGAAGCTGCCGACTACCTGCTGCGTATGGCGGTGCTGCTCAGCGCATCAGGCGTACGCGAGGCGCAGTGGTACGCGCTGGCCGATGATCCTTCCTTTCCCACTATGGGCCTCGTGGGCGCAAACGCGGAGCCCAAACCTGCAGCGGCCACGTTCCGGATGCTCTCGGCGGGCCTGCTGGGCAGGGGGCCTGCCATCCGCCGCAGCACAGGCGAGCCCGCTCTATATCGCTACCGGTTCGGCGGCGACCGCGAGGTACTTTGGGGCGCGCCACGATCGCTGTCACTTCCGTCCGGCGCAGTGGTGCGCGACAGTACGGGCAGGGCAATGCAAGGCCCGGTTCGGGTTGGACCATCGCCGATCATCGTCGAAAGCCCGCAAGAGGCGGAGCTTGGCCCCGGCGAAGTCCTCGCCGACAGCCTCTACGACTATGCCACGCCAGTCTGGGCCTACTCGGCGACTGGAGTAGCCAGAGACCGGGTCGGCTTGAGCGCGGTACACAGCAAATTTGCCACAACTCTTGGCTTTCAAAGGCTTGGTGCGCTGGCTGTCAATCCCTTGGGCATGGTCCTTCCAGCCGGACGAGAGCGGGTCGCCGCCGCTATGCAATATAGCGTGCGCAAAGCTGCCCGGATCATTGCCGAGGCTTGCCTCGCACCGAAGCCTTCAGGGACGGGGGCGGCCAAATTCAGCGTCACTTTCAACAGCGAGCCGGGGCAGTTCGAACAGGTGCCACCAAGCGGTCTGCATATGGCCCGTGAAATCGAGGCAAGCGCAGGCGACACGATCAGTTTTCGGGCGCGCGCAAGCGGCGGCCCGGCTGTCATCGCCTACCGCTATCGCATTGTGCTGGCAGGAACTCCAGCCGCGCAGGAGACATTGCGGTGCAACTGA